Part of the Hippoglossus stenolepis isolate QCI-W04-F060 chromosome 4, HSTE1.2, whole genome shotgun sequence genome is shown below.
GCTCTTTTCTGTCCTCTCCAGGTGCGTCCAGGTCTCCATTGCTGGTGCGTCTTGCCGGAGTGGAGCTGACACCAGAGGGGAGGGATTGGCTGCAGAAGAACCTGGCCCCCGCCCAAACGGTCTGGCTGAAACTGATCAGCCGTGAGGACGACATACTGCACTGTTTGGTGTCTCAAAGCAGGGTGAGGCCTCCATAAACTCAGACAAAGAATTATCAGTTTGTGAGTCATAAGTGAGTCTGATGAGCTTTTCTGAATATCTCCTGTTGTCCAGCAGGGGTCGTTATGGAGCTACTGTGTGAACGAAGAGGTCCTGAAGCTCGGCCTTGCTCGCAGGGGACCCATCGCAGTCCGGCCTGACTCTCGCCTCCACTGGCGTCTCCACAAACGGCTGCACAGGGCAGAGGTCAAGGCCGAGAGGAAGGGGCGGGGGTTTTGGAAGGAGGACAGCCTATGGGAGAGAGCGTCCAAGGCCGGGAGGGACAGTGCTTTACTCAGACTGATGAGGAGGATCTTTAAAAGGACTTGACTGATTGATCCAACGCAGAATGGAAAGAAAGTCAATTGTGTCTCGAGTTCTGATGTCATCAAAATGTGACCTCAGTCTATTTATGGACTCATATAACATTCCTGTTCTGTACATAAAGTGTAAAAAGGGAGTTCAGGCAGCTTTGTTTGGGAAGATTTACTCGGCTGTCCTGTGGGATAGATGCACTTTTCAGGCAATGAAAGATGTATTAATTTGCCTGATATCACAAAGTGGATTTCTTTTGACTCTGTCatcgttttcattttaaaatgttttttgaaacCATGTCTCACATCCTGGTGCTAATCCCTCAGCTTTCACTTCACCCTATTAACCTACAACTAAGCACAGCcccctgtgtgcatgtgtgtgtgtgtgtgggacaccCCACTAAACACAAGATGGGGGCGGGGTATGTTAATTGTTCAAAATGGACAGAGGGTGGGGGGTGCGGGGGTCCACTCGTCCGTCTCTGAAATCACTGTTGCTATAGAAACACCCAATGTGAAATACAAAGGGGCTGAACTCTATATTGGCCGACCCAAACCCCACGGGAGCCTTACATGCAGGGTGTGTGGTGGGGTCTTTAAGTGCCAATGAAGAGGGTccttgtgtgtgtaatgtgacCAGTATTTAAGCACTGGGAATGTGACCAAACCTGTAAGAGGCCTTGGATTTTGAAGCACTATGTGTAAAACAGTgagataaataaagatgtgttCGTCTACACCTGGTGAAGAACAAGCCCCAGAGCAAATTTCCTGTGTGTCCCGGATTATGCTCATGTGATTGTATTTTTTGTTCATGGCCCAAATTACAccttgtgcttttttttccGTGTGCGCTGTGGTTTTTGTATTCCTGCTTCATCCAAGCAAGGCAAAGGAGGAGGTCCTGCAAACGAGGCCAGACTGTGATGTGTGTCCTGTGGGGTGCAGGCTCGATGGGGGTCTCGGTGCAGGGAGAGGTAGCACCGAGGCAGTCAATCCAATGGGCACAAGGAGATTAGTGCGGAGGGGAGGAGGGTCACAAGGGGTAGAAGGGGATTTTGGGTCTGAGCACAAAAGCAAGAGAGGAGGAGTCACGGTAGAGGGGAAAGGGGGTGAAGGAAAAGGGGGGGGTTGATGAATCAGCTAGTCTCCCTTTTGTTGTGCAAATGTCACCAGTGACTGTTACTGCCCAAGCGGGCTCCTGATTGGTGGGCCGGGTTTAAATTGTAAGGTGCATTTCAGCTCTGATGGCTGTTGCAGCCAGACTTTGAACTGTCAGtgagggaggagtgggagggaAACCACGGCTGAGACAGACAAAAGGGGGGGAGGCAGGGTGAAGCTCCTTAAACCAGTGGTCACAGGGAAATTACACTGGTCAATGAGGTGGTGCAAATGATTTAGTGGATTATATATGAGCTAGAGTAACTACATCCGTTTTTCTAAACTAACTGAcagttgttttatatttgtgcaGGTCATTTGCAACTGTTAATCAATCTTTGACTTTAAATATATGGACATCCATCTGATCTGAGAGTATGGCACAGAGAGCTCATACCTTAGTCCccatatgaaaccacatttggattcaatagatccagatttttcttCTGATTTGCATCAACttgcacacacatttctttgaagatccatgaattgttctctgagaaatcaataaaaaagctTAAAAACACTCTATCATAagtgaaaaaagtgaaagtgacCTGGAtcttctgctgcttccttcCACCACGTgtcgtggtaatctgtccaatCGTCTTTGCctaatcttgtttacaaacaaacaaagatacGAACAGAGGTGTAAACATGACCTCATTGAGATAGAAGTAATAACTAATACAGGTCATAGATGGACACAAATTATTGCTTTTGATAGTTGGGTGTGTATATGGTGTGAGGTGCGTGTAAATCTatagaaataagaaaaactaaaatacagttttagACCTCGATGACATAAATTTGTTGAAATTCACCAAACGTAATAAAATTAACTAAACTCAaccaaattaataaaatagGTTAAATTAAATCCAAGCATCCTGGTTTATACTTACAATTTGTCCAGATTTAATCTTGAAGTAACTGTTAAGGAGAAATAGTATTGGTGCTATGTTtagataaaaaaatgttggacTTCAAGTGAGGATTTAGGATTAATCATCATCTCTACTAAATGATGGCCTAATATTTGGCCTatattttaatgtcaaataTAGTATAATTAACATTTCACCCAATTTAATGGAAGAACAACAGGATGTTATTACATTGCTAAAAGGGTATTAAGGATTTTCAGCTTCAAAAGTTCCTcagctttgatttattttaattactcTTACTTCTATTgtcttattattcttattgtCACTCTTAATTTGAATGAAGGACTGAATGATCATGTCTTTAGTCTCCTATGGAGCAACAGCCCACTCCGGGATCCAGTCCAGGCTTTGCCAGACACTCTGGCCCCACACCAGGAGCAGTCATTTGAAAAGCCTCTGTGCTGGTTGTAGTGGTGGCTACTTGCACTTGCCCACACCAGGGAAGTTGCTGGCCCCTTTGCTCTCTGATACCAAACCACTGGGACTATTTTACACTTTACTGCTTCTTCCACTTTGACTCATCTACACTCATTGTCATGGAGTTTCCGAGTGTGAAGGAAAACTGTTGTGGTCAGAGTGGGAAGATCCTGTGAGGAGGCTGACAACGTGGGTTCACCATCTGAGACTGAAGGGACAGAAGTAAGTGAGTTCATCATcacatattttaataataagacagcagctttaaagtttttaattcaTCTAATGAGGCACTTTTATTGACTTGTCTGCACACAGTCAGCTGTCACTTTAAATGCACTGTTGGTAGGTCAGTGTGTACAGTatccatgcatgtgtgcacttgTTAAACCTGTGTTCCTGGACACTCAGGCTCAGTAATACAACCACACAGGAAGTGTCGCTTCTTATCTTTACTGCCCCACCTCATGCATCAATTTccattgtttgatttattcctGCTTCATTCTGACAAACACTATTCCCCTGAGCCGATGGGATCCCtcgtttgttttttgtcatgcACTTTTGTTCGGGCTCATTTGCTTCCAGAGTTGATTATAGATTGGTgtgattgaaataaaaactaaataattttCTTCCTGCTTGCAACTCACTCCTTTCCCCCCGGTGTGTTTTAGCAGCAGAGATTTGCAGCAGGGCAGCGTAACAAAGGCCTTTATTACACTCAGCCGGTTGCCATCccagagagaaagagctggGGGCAGTCCCCCATCACAGAGGGTCcttgggggatttttttttatttgatttgagtGGGTTGTGTGTAGTAGGCCGGggtgtgaaagacaaagagatttaaagagacagaaagctGGTGTATACACTCACTGAGATGCACCCCTAAGTAATTCTCCACGCCTGCTGCCGTGTGATaaacctcagtgtgtgttgtcaACACCAAACATATGGAGCATCTTTGTCAGTTTGTATGTAAATGGATACAGGCGCCTGGGCCTCACGTCCAAATACATCCACTTTTAAATCTGCAGTTAACTCGTGTTTCTCAGCCATTTGTTTTATCTGCTGTCACAATAAAGAGTCACTGGGAGGCTGTTCcatcacacacccacatgcactgtagctgctgtgtgtgtgtgtgtgtgtgtgtgtgtgtgtgtgtgtgtgtgtgagtgtgtgtggaggaatgCATCAGCCGTAAAGTGACTCCCTTGTTATTATGTGACTTGGAGTATTGTGAGCAGTGTATCAGCTTGCTGGTGTAGGTTTGTCAGAGTGGAAACACGACTCTTTGTGGGTGCTGTGATCTCTCATGAATAATTGAAGTTGCTTGttggaaaaaaaagggaggacagaggaggaacagTTTGGGATTGAATGAACCAAACTCTGAAGGCTTATATGAAGGCACaagactgaaatgaaaaagcagGGAGCAGCTTTTCTTTCGTGCACAATATTCGATAAATAAACAAGCTGCCACTAATATGTACTGTGGGAGCGATGGGAAACCGTGTTCATCCCTTTTTTACCCAACTTCTCTCACTCCTGCAGAAAATGAACAGCTCCCTCTTGTCCACGAGGACACTGATCAGGACAAGCAGGAAGTTGAGTCTAAAAACTTGAGAGAGTAAAAGTAAAGGAtaggaacaggagggagagtCAGGGGGAGTCTCTGCTTGAAATAGATCTGAGGCTTTGACTTATGACTTTACCCATCCCTCAATTCCACGGTAAAGCGAGACGACTCCTCCATACCCACGTTCTACctcacacacgtgcatgcacaaAATTTTAAATAAGATTTAGCCcctaaagtttttaaaaagaacatgGCATGTATTTCACACGCTGGAGACCGAGACAGAAAAATTGACAAATGTTTGACCATTGTTTACAGTGTGCAACACTAAGGAAGTTTTATTATTCTGCTCAGTCAAACTGTGTTTCACTTTCAAACATCATTATATCAGTATATCAGCCTTAAATATTGACGCTGACCCCTTTGTTTTcaccatttttgtttttacaacccCATAAATTGACTGTCGACATGCTCAGATAGTGTCACTGTCCATCCTGCGTCTGTGTAACCCAACGCTGACCCCTCAGTAACCTCACTGCCTCAAGCTTCACTCTGTCTCCTTATCAGGTCAAAAGCTCAAACAGGACTGTTTGAATGTTTCAACTTGGTTCCatcttctcaaatgtgaagCAAATGGATCGATAATGAAATTGTTAGTTACAGCCCTCATGTCTGACGATGTTCCTCTTAGGTAATATTAAACCTTGAGAAAAACATGATTAATTGTTAAGCAATAAGTATAAAAAATAGGAACTTCAGACTGGTAAACAAACGGCCAATGAATAGataattcagtttcattcattattaGAAGGAATACAAACTGTATCgattcaccaaacactacaaGTATTTAACATGACCATGACCCCACATAAATCTTATTTACCATGTTAGGCGGCACAGTGGCGTAGTGGTTATCCCTGTTACCTCACAGAAAGAGGGTTTGAATCCCAGCCTGTCTGTGTGGGCTTTGACTGTTCTCCCCATGTTTGtgttctccggcttcctccgATAGCCCCAAGACTGTTGGGTTGATAGGAGACTCTAAATCGTCCTTAGGTGTAAACGTGAGCCTGTCATGACCTGTGATAGGCTGACAGTGTGGAGCCAGCCTATTGCCAATGTTGGCTgcgattggctccagctccccctgcgaccctcaaaaggataagtggtatagaaaATGGATGTTGCCACACTTTTGTTTATGAGT
Proteins encoded:
- the c18h3orf33 gene encoding protein C3orf33 homolog isoform X1, with translation MPASSRETETEAAAAGADRQRQRGDPASHNVVSVISQLADDHLTIVRNISTGLAIAGVLIIARSIKLITKFQAASEIPARFIERNVSLRGKVHSVTEKGLEVEHVPIHLPVLSPLLHKYKGASRSPLLVRLAGVELTPEGRDWLQKNLAPAQTVWLKLISREDDILHCLVSQSRQGSLWSYCVNEEVLKLGLARRGPIAVRPDSRLHWRLHKRLHRAEVKAERKGRGFWKEDSLWERASKAGRDSALLRLMRRIFKRT